The Cyclobacterium amurskyense genome contains the following window.
TAGGAATACTTTCTTCGTCCATCGTCATTCCAAAAATCCCACTAAGTGAAGGATTTAATCTTACACCAATTCGGTTTTCTGGTACAACTTTCTTTATGGCATCGATTATTTCGAATAGGATTTTGGCTCTGTTAGGAATACTTCCTCCATATTCGTCCATCCTAACATTTGAAGTACGGCTGAAGAATTGATGCAATAGGTAACCATTAGAGCTGTGAATTTCTACCCCATCAAATCCTGCTTCCCATGCATTGGCTGCTGCATTTTTAAAATCCTCTATCGTTTGTTTAATCTCGGGGATAGACATTTCTTTGGGAGTGACAGTGTCCTTAAACCCTTTAGGTGTAAATGACTTCGATTTGGGATTTATCGCAGAAGGGGCTAGTGGAAGGGCTCCTTCATGGAAATCAGGATGTGAAATCCGACCTACATGCCATAACTGTATGAATATTTTCCCACCCGCATCATGTACTGCCTTTGTCACTTTTTTCCAACCTTCTACTTGAGCCTTGCTGTGGATTCCTGGAGTATTGATATAGCCGACCGCTTCTTGAGAAATTTGAGAACCTTCAGTAATGATAAGCCCTGCTGAGGCTCTTTGTTTGTAATATTCGGCATGTAAATCAGTGGGGGCTTTATCTTGATTGTCTGCCCTGCTTCGGGTCATAGGGGCCATTACAACTCTATTGGCTATTGATAAATCGCCAAGCTTTAACTTTTCTAAAAGTGGTTGGTTTTGCATAGTAAATACTGGTTTTAAACGAATCTGAAAATAATTTCTGTTCTTAGTCAACTAAAAACTTCTAACAATGTTGACTTTTTTATTACTAAGATTTGATGGCTACAATATCTGAACCAGTAATTGAAAAATTAGGGTATAGATGAAAAAAGGTTGGATTCAACTCGATTTTTCCTTGAAAATTTATCCAGAAATCAAGATATAGGCTGTGTTGAGAGTACCTACAAAAAAAGCTGGCTTCCTGAAAAAATCAGAAAGCCAGCCTATTTCTTAGTATATCACCAGATGATTATTAGGCACTGTGCTCTTCGACCCAGTTTCTAGCATTGATAAAGGCAGTTATCCAAGGGCTTACGTCCTCTCTCTGAAGACCTTCCGGATAATATGGCCAGTTCCAAGGCGCAATTGCCCGCTCTATATGAGGCATTATCGCAAGATGTCTTCCATCTTTAGATGCCAAGCCGGCTACATTATGGTCTGATCCATTGGGGTTTCCAGGATAAGCTTCATAGGAGTATTTCATGCCTATATTGTAACTTTCTTTATCAGCTGGCAAATTGAATTTCCCTTCCCCATGTGCAACCCACACACCCAGTTGAAGACCCGACAAGGATCCAAACATTACTGAATTGTTTTGTGGAATTGTAACATTTACAAAAGAAGATTCAAATTTATGGCTTTCATTGTGAAGCATGCTGGCTTTTTCCTCATGTTCAGGATTGATAAGGTCTAATGCCACCATCAACTGGCAACCATTACATACACCTAAACTGAGCGTGTCTTTCCTTGCATAAAAGTTGTCCAATGCATTCTTAGCTTTTTCATTGTAAAGAAAAGCTCCGGCCCATCCCTTGGCAGAACCAAGAACATCTGAATTTGAGAAGCCACCTACAAACACAATCATGTTTACATCCTCTAGGTTTTCCCTTCCTGATATAAGGTCTGTCATATGGATGTCTTTGACATCGAATCCAGCCAGCCATAATGAATAGGCCATCTCTCTGTCTCCATTGACTCCTTTTTCACGAATAATTGCTGCTTTGGCGCCCGTGGTTGTTTTCCTATTGGGGTCCAAATTCAATGATTCGTAAGTCCCTTTCCATTGCTCAGGAAAGGTATAGTTCAAAGGTTGATTTTTGTAATTTTCAAACCTTTCTTTTGCGAGCCGTTTCCCAGACTGTTGTTGGTCCAATAGGTAAGAAGATTTGTACCAAATATCCCTCAATACTGAAACTTCCCAAGATTTATTCAAACCATCAATTTTAATGGTCCCTGTAGCATTTACAGTAGCGATTTCCACTGCTGAAATTCCTTGAGAATTTAAGAAGGTAGTGATATCGGCTGCATCTTTTACTTGAATTACCAAACCTGGATTTTCAGCAAACAATGCTTTGATCAAATCTTTTTCCTTAAGGTTTGAAGCATGAATGTCTATTCCCGTATTCTGGTTAGGGAAACACATTTCCAATATGGTAGTGATCAAACCACCGGATGAAATGTCATGACCAGCTAGTACTTTGTTTTGCTTTATAAGGTCTTGAATGGTTGCAAAGGCACTTTTGAAATAGGCTGCATCCTTTATGTCTGGTACTTCGTTGCCAATTTTATTTAGCGATTGGGCAAAGGAGCTGCCACCTAATTTTGCATCATCCTTCGACAAATCTATGTATAGCAATGTTGATTCAGGGCTAGCCTTCAGACCAGGAGAAATAACATTATTTATATCTGAACATTCACCTACAGTGGATATGATAACTGTCCCTGGAGACTTTACCGTTTGGCCACTTGGGTACTTCTGGGTCATGGACAAGGAGTCTTTTCCGGTAGGAATGTTTATCCCCAAAGCGATAGCAAAATCACTTGTGGATTCAACTGCTCGGTACAACCGTTCATTTTCTCCTTCGTTTTTGGCTGGCCACATCCAGTTGGCACTTAGGGAAACCCCTTTTAGTCCATCGGTAAGTGGTGCCCATATTAAGTTGGTAAGTGCTTCCGCTATTGCCAATCGGGAGCCGGCTTCAGGACTTACCAAAGCGGCTATAGGAGAATGGCCGATGGAAGTAGCTATTCCTTTATTTCCTGAATAATCCATGGCCATCACTGCCACATTATTCAATGGAAGCTGAAGTTCGCCAGTTGTTTGTTGCTTGGCCACCCTACCAGTAACTGACCTGTCTACTTTGTTGGTGAGCCAGTCTTTGCAAGCTACTGCTTCTAATTGCAGCACATTGGTTAAATACTGCTCAAAATCTTGAACTTTGTATTCTGGTGCTTTAAAATTTTGCTTGGCTTTTTTGTCCACCAAAACAGTTTTTGGGGAAGACCCAAACATATGATTCAAACTCCAATCAACAGGTTTTTCTCCTGTCTGGGTGTTTTCAAATTTGAATTGCATGTCCCCAGTCGTTTGGCCAATATTATAAAATGGAGCTCTTTCTCGGTCAGCAATCTTTTTTATCTTGTCGATGTGAACATCTTTTACTACCAATCCCATTCTTTCCTGGGACTCATTGCCAATGATTTCTTTGGCAGAAAGGGTAGGGTCCCCAACAGGCAATTTTTCCAAATCAATGGTTCCTCCAGTATTTTCCACCAATTCAGAAAGGCAGTTTAAGTGGCCACCTGCTCCATGGTCATGTATTGATACGATAGGATTGTCCTCACTTTCAGCCAAAGCTCTGATGACATTTGATACTCTTTTCTGCATTTCAGGATTTGACCGCTGAATGGCATTCATTTCTAAGGAAAGACTAAGTTCACCAGTGTTTAGAGAGGAAACAGCGCTGCCTCCCATGCCAATTCTATAATTGTCACCACCCATCAGGACTATACGATCACCTTTTTCGGGATTTTTCTTAAGACTATAAGGGGCTGCAGTAAAACCAACTCCTCCTGCTTGCATGATTACCTTATCGAATCCCCAATGTAGCTCATCCTCATTGTGCTCGAAAGTCATAAGGCTTCCGCAAATGATTGGCTGACCAAATTTATTACCAAAGTCACTGGCACCGTTAGACGCTTTAATAAGGATGTCCATAGGGGATTGGTAGAGCCATTTTCGCTCCGAAAGGTTCTTCTCCCAACTTCTTCCAGCTTCTGATCTAGGGTAAGAAGTCATGTAAACTGCCGTGCCAGCTAGTGGGATAGAGGCGGTACCACCTGCCATCCTGTCTCTGATTTCCCCCCCTGACCCCGTAGCAGCACCATTGAAAGGCTCTACAGTGGTAGGGAAATTATGGGTTTCCGCTTTTAAGGATATTACGGTATCTATTTCTTTAATCTCAAAATAATCTGCTTTATCGGATGACTTGGGCGCAAATTGCAAAGCTTTAGGTCCTTTTACAAAGGCTACGTTGTCACTGTAAGCTGAGACTATTCCATTTTTATTGGCTTTGGAAGTTTCTTTGATTAACTGAAACAGCGTCATGGATTTTTCCTCACCATCTAAGATAAAGGTGCCATTGAAGATTTTATGCCTGCAATGTTCGGAGTTAACCTGGCTAAAGCCAAACACTTCACTGTCTGTCAATGGCCTGTCCAGTGATTTGCTTACACCTTCCAAATAGGCCACCTCTTCAGCATTTAATGCCAATCCCTCTTTTTCATTATAGGAGCTAATGTCCTCTATATATTGGATAGGGTCAGGAGTTTTTGCAATTGAGTAGACATTCTGCCCCAAACCTTTATAATGTCGTTGAAGCATGGGGTCGAAAGTACTGCCTTCAGTCCATGGGTAGAAGGCTTCAATTCTCAGAATCCCTTTTATTCCCATATTCTGGCTAATTTCCACCGCATTTGTAGACCAAGGGGTAATCATTTCCTTCCTGGGACCGATAAATTCACCAGAAATCTCCAGGTCTTCCAAATAATCGGCGCCTCCGAAAAGCCAGTTCAATTTCTCCAGTTCACTATTTTTTAACGCCTCATTGGTTTCAAGGGCGTAAAGGGTCTTCTCCGGGGATTGAAAAAACAAAATCTTCATAAAGGGATCAATAGCTTTTTTGAATGGGCAAATGTACAAAATTGGTTTTAAAATTTTGCAGTGCAGATGGAGTAAGAAACTGATTAGCTAGGATAACTTGAAAAAAATAGGAATTGCTCCTAAGTCAAAGAAATAAATAGGATGAAATTGCCCTTTTGGCTTGAAGTTTAAGTCGGAAGAAATCTTCAAAAACCCAATTTAATATAGCCTTTTTACAAAAAATATATAGTTCCTTTGTAGAGTTAAGAAGAATGAGTGTTAAAATAATAGAAATTCCTGAAGAAACTCTGAACCTTTTGATAGTTTCTCTAGTTTATTCCCTGAGTTAATCATTAAGGGATATTTGGAAACGAGACAAAATATAATTCGAATAGCACTAAAAAATTTTTTAGTGTACGGGGTAAGGGCAGTCACTATGGATGAAATAGCCAGGATTGCGGGAATATCTAAAAAAACAATTTATGAAGAATTCTCTAGTAAAGAGGAACTGGTCAACGCAGCAATAGAAGCATCAATAAAAGAATACAGGTGTGATTTAGATGAGATGGAAAGCATTGATGAAAGTGCTATTGACCATCTTTTACGAATGACAAGATATTTAAGGGAAGTTTTTACCAGCATGAACCCATTATTAATGCAAGATATTCAAAGGTTTTATCCGAAATGCTGGTTAAAAATAAATGAATTCAAAACTGAGAAAGTACTTCAAAATATTATTATGGTATTAGAAAAAGGCAAGGAATCTGGAGATTTTCGAATTGAAATCAATTCAGAGTTACTGGCCTACATGCGTATGGATCAAATCACCAACACGTTTACTTCTAATTATGCCAAATTCAGCCCAAGTTTTCTTGATTGTCAACTGGCAATTTTAGATCATTTTATACATGGAATTCTTACTGACCAGGGTAGGTCTAATTATTATAGGAAACTACAAACACAGGAATTATAATTTTATGAATTTTAAATCGATAATTTTCACCGTTTCAATTTGGGTTTTTGGCCATTGGTTTACGGATGTTCAGGCCCAGCAAGTAGCTTTTACTTTAGAAGAAAGCGTTAACTATGCGCTAGAAAACAATGCGGAAGCAAGAAGTGCCAATCTGGAGATTCAAGCAGCAAAAGGCTTGGTGGGCGAGCGAACTGCAGAGGGCTTGCCACAAATCACGACTAGGGTCAATGCAACCAAAAACCTTGTAGTACCTATTACTCCATTTCCTGCTCAATTTTCGGATCCGGAAGCTCCTGAAGGTACATTTATTGGTATTCAGTTTTCACCTGTCTATTCTGCCAACCTGACAGCCACTGTAAGTCAAATGATCTTTAACGGATCTTACTTCATAGGGCTTAAGGCGGCAAAAACTTACAAGCAATTGGTGGAATTTGACAAGGCCTTTACAGAACTTCAAGTGATTGAAAACGTGAAAAAGGCCTATTTTTCTGTTTTGGTAAGTAAGGAACGTGAAACCCTGATTCAAGCGAATTTAAATCGCTTGGATACACTTCTAAAGGAAACAGAGATTTTGTACCAAGAAGGCTTTGCAGAGAAAATAGATGTGACAAGGATACAAGTACAGAACAACAATATTAGAACTGAACTCAATAAAGCCAAAACTTCCACTAGAGTAAGCAAAGCCATATTGAAATTACAAATGGGTTTCCCTGAAGATAGGGATATTTCCCTGAGCAATGAACTTGACGATTTCACCCAATATTTAGATACCCAAAGGTTGTTAAGTGAGGAAGGTCAGCAAAGAGTCGAAGTAGATCAAATCAATACCAACTACGACTTGGCAGTTTTGGATTTGAAAAACAACCAGATTCAATACATGCCAAGGTTGGATGCCAATTATACATTTCAAAGAAATGCTTTCGGAGGTAATTTCTCCAAGCTATGGTCTGGAGACTGGTTTACAGGTTCAATTTTAGGGGTAACCCTGGAAATTCCAATATTTGATGGATTTACTAAAAGATATAAAATCCAACAGAACAGGGTGCAAATGAGGCAACTCGAAGTTCAAAAAGAATTTACGTTACAGAATATTGCCTTGGAAAAATTTCAGGCCAAACAGAATTTAATCAATAGTCTGCAGGAGTTGGAAGTTCAGCGGGAAAATAGGGATTTGGCATTGGAAGTTTTTAATATGGCTAAAATAAAGTACCAAGAGGGAGTTGGCTCCAACTTAGAAGTGGTGGAGGCTGATGCTACCTTGAAAGAATCGGAAACCAATTATTTTTCGGCGCTTTATGACACATTTATTGCACGAGTAGATTTAGAAAAAGCTTTGGGAATATTAAAATGAGAAAAGGATTATACATGTTTATGAAAAATACACTTAAGATTTTAACCCTATCCCTCATGCTGGGGATGTTTTCTTGTGGGCAGCAGGAAGAAGATGAGCTTTCTAAGAAGAAAAGCCAATTGGATGAGTTCAAATCCGAATCTGCAGAATTGAAAGTGAAGATTCAGGAATTGGAGGAAGAAATCTCCAAAATGGATCCCGAATTTCGAAAAAATCAGAGAAAGTCAGTTTTAGTAACAACAGTTAAACCTGAAACTGGAAGATTTGATCATTATGTAGAAGTAACCGGTTCTGTACTTTCCAAAAAGAATGTAAATATAAGTGCAGAAGTATCTGGCAGGGTAGAAGAGATTGTTACCAGAGAAGGCATGTCTGTAAGAAAAGGACAGGTTATTGCTCGAATAGATGCTGAATCGGTACAAAGGAATTTGGATGAAATCCAAACCCAACTAGAGCTTGCCAAAACCATCTTTGAGAAACAAGAAAGACTATGGAACCAGCAAATAGGTACAGAAATCCAATACCTAGAAGCAAAGAATAGAAAGGAAACCTTAGAAAAGAACCTTGCCTCTATAGAACTTCAAAAAGATAGAAGCACAATTAGAGCACCATTTAATGGAACTGTTGAGGAACTCGTTGTAAGGGTAGGTGAACTGGTGCAACCAGGTTCTCCTGTAGTTAATTTTGTAGGTGAAGATGACCTCTTTATAGAAGGAGATATTTCTGAAAGATATGTAGGGATTCTAGACAAGGGGGATTCGGTTAGTATTTATTTCCCATCCATTGATAAAACCTTAAAAACCAAAGTGACGGCTATTGGAAAGGTTATCAATCCTGACAACAGAACTTTTAAGATCGAAGTTTTTCTACCTAAGTTGGAAAAAGTTAAACCAAATATGATTTCGGTTTTAAATATTCAGGATTACAGCGTGGAAGATGCTGTTACCATCCCTTCTTACTTGATATTGAAGGACAACAAAGGAAGTTATGTGTTTGTTGTTGAAGAGGGGGTAGCTCATAAAAAATACATTGAAAGAGGCATGACCTACGATAGCAAAACGGAAATCATTGAAGGTTTAAGTGGTTCCGAAGTGCTTATTGACAAAGGATTTAGGGAAGTAGGAGATAATTTTAGTGTAAACATCTCATCTTAATTAGAATATGGCTTCAGAAGAAAATAAGAAAAAAGGAGTAATCAGGGAATTTGGTGTATCCTCACTTTCTGTTGATAACAGAACAAGTGTGGTTATTCTAACACTGATCATTACCTTCCTGGGGATGTTTGCCTACAGGACCATGCCCAAAGAAAGTTTTCCGGAAATTGTTATTCCTACGGTTTATGTAGGTACAGCATACCCCGGAAACTCACCCGTAGATATGGAAAACCTGATTTCTAGGCCCATTGAAAAAGAGTTAAAATCCATAAATAATTTAAAAGATGTAAGTTCCACTTCCATCCAGGACTTTTCATCGATTGTGGTTGAGTTTAATCCAAATGTGGAAATATCCAAGGCCATACAGGATGTCAAAGATGCGGTAGATAAAGCGAAAAGTGAGTTGCCTAATGATTTGGATAGAGACCCTGATGTGCTTGAGGTCAATACCTCAGAGTTTCCAATAATGAATGTAAATATTTCAGGAAACTATACCGAACAAGAGCTGAAAACTTATGGGGAATATTTGGAAGATGAAATTGAAAAATTAACTGAAATATCAAGTGCTGATTTAAGTGGGACCATTGAACGAGAAATTCGTATCAATGCGGATCTCTATAAAATGGAGGCTTTGGGTGTTACTTTTTCTGACATATCAAGCGCTGTTTCTGATGAGAATGTTACCATTTCAGGAGGTAATATTTTGTCTGGTGATTACAGAAGAACATTAAGGATAGATGGTGAATTTGCCAAGCCTATAGAAATTGAAGATGTTATCGTCAAGACCGAGAATAACAATATTGTATACCTGAGGGATGTAGCAGAAGTAGAAGATACCTATAAAGAAAGAGAGAGTTTTGCCAGAAGTAAGAAATTGCCTGTAGTTACAATTAATGTAATAAAAAGAAGTGGAGAAAATCTTTTGGATGCTTCTGATAAAATAAAGGCCCTTATTGATGAAGTGAAAATAAATAAATTTCCGGAGGATTTGGAAGTAACCATTACCAATGACCAATCCAAAGCCACACGGTCTCAAGTAGATAATTTAGAAAACAGTATCATATCAGGGGTGATCCTTGTGGTGTTGGTATTGATGTTTTTCCTTGGTTTCCGAAATGCACTGTTCGTAGGAATTGCTATTCCATTGTCTATGTTTATCTCATTCTTGGTACTCAATTCCTTGGGTGTTACCCTGAACCTCATGGTATTGTTCTCCTTAATTCTTGCTTTGGGAATGCTGGTGGACAATGGAATTGTGGTAGTAGAGAATATCTATAGACTGATGCAGGAAGGGAAATCTGCAGTAAGAGCAGCTAAAGAAGGCGTTGGTGAAGTGGCTTGGCCAATTATTACATCTACGGCTACTACACTTGCAGCCTTCCTTCCTCTGGCATTTTGGGATGATATCATTGGGGAGTTTATGAAATACCTTCCCATCACCTTGATTATCGTATTGTCTTCCTCCTTGTTCGTAGCCTTGGTAATCAACCCTGTGTTGACAGCCTTGTTTATGAAAGTCCAAGATGTAGATAAGGAAAAGCCCGTTCAGAAACCGATGATTGTTGCTGCAGTTTTGACTACATTGGCAATCATAAGTTATTTCCTAACTTGGATAGCCCTTGGAAATTTATTGTTCCTGTCTGCCCTGCTAGTTATATTTAATGTTTTCTTCTTAAGAAGGGCTATTCGTTGGTTCCAAAATGTATTCTTGGTTCGGTTGGAGGACCTATATGAAAAAACACTTCTTTTCGCATTAAGGGGTAAGAAGCCCTACCTCTTTTTCGGCGGAACGTTGATATTATTGGTGCTGTCATTGGCCTTACTTTTTGTAAGTGCGCCGAAAATATTATTTTTTCCTGACAATCAACCGGCCTTGATTAGTATATACATTGAAAAACCTATTGGAACGGACATTACTTCTACCAATGAATTTGTGGAAGAATTTGAAGATGATCTTTTTGCTTTACTGAAACCTTATGATCAAATCATAGAGTCTGTGATAACCCAAATTGGAGAAGGTACTGGAGACCCTATGGAAGGACCAAGCCAGGCATCTACTCCTCACAAGGCTAAGGTGACAATTGGTTTTGAAGAGTATCAATTCCGAGAAGGAATCAATACCAATGAAATCATGGAGAAGATTAGGGAATTGGCAGAGGGATATCCGGGTGTATTGATGACAGTAGGTAAGCAACAAAATGGACCTCCTGTAGGTAAACCTGTAAATATAGAAGTAACAGGGGAGGATTTTGAGCAGCTCATCACATATGTGAATTCTATGAGAGAGCATATAAATGAATCTGGAATACAAGGGATTGAGGAGTTGAAAACCGATCTGGAACTTGGAAATCCTGAATTAATCATAAATATCGATAGAGAGAAAGCACGTAGGTTCGGTTTGTCAACGGCAACTATCGCCAATGAATTGAGGACTGCTCTTTTCGGGCTGGAGGTATCCAAGTTCAAGGAGGGAGAAGATGATTACCCTATTCAGCTTAGGTTAGCAGATAAATTCAGGTATGATATCAATGCTTTGCTAAATAAAAAAATAAGCTTTAGAGACAAATTTGGTAATCAGAAGGAAATTCCAATTTCATCTGTAGCAAGTTTAGAATACAGTTCTACCTACGGTTCAGTTAAAAGAAAAGATTTGGAAAGGGTAATTACCATATTTTCCAATGTGAATGATGGTTATAATGCAACTGAAATTAATAACGAGATTAAACGATTGTTGCAGGATTTTGATATTCCGGAAGGGATTAATGTGAGCTTTACAGGTGAGCAGGAAGAACAAGCAAAATCAGCGGAGTTTTTGACTCGAGCATTATTGATTTCGGTCTCTTTAATCTTTCTGATTATCGTTGCACAGTTTAATTCCATAACTACGCCATTTATTATCATGGCATCCGTTATACTGAGTACCATTGGTGTGTTTTTAGGATTGGTGATTTTTAATATGGACTTTGTCATTATTATGACTGGTATTGGAATTATATCCTTAGCTGGAGTTGTAGTAAACAATGCGATTGTACTAATAGATTACACTGATTTGGTTCGCTCAAGGAAAAGAGAAGAATTAAATATCGGAGAAGAGGAAAGTCTATCAAAAGAGGATCTTTTAGATAGTATTATTAAGGGTGGAAAAACAAGATTACGACCAGTACTTTTAACTGCTGTTACCACAGTATTGGGGTTGATTCCATTGGCTATAGGGATGAATATCGATTTTTATGGATTGTTGTCCTCCTTTGACCCGAAATTTTATATTGGAGGGGATAATGCGGACTTTTGGGGCCCAATGGCATGGACTGTAATATTTGGTCTAACCTTTGCGACCTTTTTAACGTTAATAGTAGTACCTGTCATGTATTTATTGGCAGACAAATTAAATACGGCTGTTCGTAAGATCAGTTAATTAGATTTAATTAAAGGTTGGTGGTTTTTTTAAGTGTTCAAACCTCCGAGACATTGTCTCGGAGGTTTTTATTTTTTAGACTTGAAGGAAAGCTGAAAAAAATTGTACTAAGCTTTTGACACTTGATTCTTCTGGTTAAACCCGAAATATGCAATAGACCTTCTATTACATAATCCGGGTTAAAGTCTTCTGACTTGCTTTAAAAAAGTACCTCATTATTAGGATTGGCCATAGTATGCACCTTCACCATGTTTGCGTTCATAATGTTTTTTGATCAAGGCTTCTTTTAGTCTTGGTGCATTGGGGTTTATTTGTAAAGTCAAATAGGCCATTCGGGCAATTTCTTCAAGCACTTTGCTATTATATACTGCTTTCTGGGCATTCTTTCCCCAGGTAAATGGTCCGTGGTT
Protein-coding sequences here:
- a CDS encoding efflux RND transporter permease subunit, which translates into the protein MASEENKKKGVIREFGVSSLSVDNRTSVVILTLIITFLGMFAYRTMPKESFPEIVIPTVYVGTAYPGNSPVDMENLISRPIEKELKSINNLKDVSSTSIQDFSSIVVEFNPNVEISKAIQDVKDAVDKAKSELPNDLDRDPDVLEVNTSEFPIMNVNISGNYTEQELKTYGEYLEDEIEKLTEISSADLSGTIEREIRINADLYKMEALGVTFSDISSAVSDENVTISGGNILSGDYRRTLRIDGEFAKPIEIEDVIVKTENNNIVYLRDVAEVEDTYKERESFARSKKLPVVTINVIKRSGENLLDASDKIKALIDEVKINKFPEDLEVTITNDQSKATRSQVDNLENSIISGVILVVLVLMFFLGFRNALFVGIAIPLSMFISFLVLNSLGVTLNLMVLFSLILALGMLVDNGIVVVENIYRLMQEGKSAVRAAKEGVGEVAWPIITSTATTLAAFLPLAFWDDIIGEFMKYLPITLIIVLSSSLFVALVINPVLTALFMKVQDVDKEKPVQKPMIVAAVLTTLAIISYFLTWIALGNLLFLSALLVIFNVFFLRRAIRWFQNVFLVRLEDLYEKTLLFALRGKKPYLFFGGTLILLVLSLALLFVSAPKILFFPDNQPALISIYIEKPIGTDITSTNEFVEEFEDDLFALLKPYDQIIESVITQIGEGTGDPMEGPSQASTPHKAKVTIGFEEYQFREGINTNEIMEKIRELAEGYPGVLMTVGKQQNGPPVGKPVNIEVTGEDFEQLITYVNSMREHINESGIQGIEELKTDLELGNPELIINIDREKARRFGLSTATIANELRTALFGLEVSKFKEGEDDYPIQLRLADKFRYDINALLNKKISFRDKFGNQKEIPISSVASLEYSSTYGSVKRKDLERVITIFSNVNDGYNATEINNEIKRLLQDFDIPEGINVSFTGEQEEQAKSAEFLTRALLISVSLIFLIIVAQFNSITTPFIIMASVILSTIGVFLGLVIFNMDFVIIMTGIGIISLAGVVVNNAIVLIDYTDLVRSRKREELNIGEEESLSKEDLLDSIIKGGKTRLRPVLLTAVTTVLGLIPLAIGMNIDFYGLLSSFDPKFYIGGDNADFWGPMAWTVIFGLTFATFLTLIVVPVMYLLADKLNTAVRKIS